GTTACGTTCACGTAAAGAGGAGAGAGGGCAGATATGGCCGAGCAGCAGACCGATTTCGATGTCCTCATCGTGGGCGCGGGGCTTTCCGGCATCGGAATGGCCGCGCATCTCACCGAAAAATGTCCGGGTCGCAGCTACGCCATTCTCGAGCGGCGTGGGAATCTCGGAGGGACCTGGGACCTGTTCCGCTATCCCGGCGTCCGGTCCGACAGCGACATGCACACGCTGGGCTTCGATTTCGAACCCTGGCGGCACGAAAAGAGCATCGCCGATGCGCCTGCCATTCTGGATTACCTCCACCGCATCGTCGCGGACCGGGACATCGGGCCGAATATCCGTTTCGGCCACAAGGTTATCTCCGCCGATTTCGACATGGCGAACGCCCGCTGGGACATCGTCGCGGAGACGGAAGATGGCGAAAGAAAGCGCCTGAGCGCCAGCTGGCTCTACCTGGGGTCGGGCTATTACGATTACGACGAACCATACGATCCCGGTTTCGCGACCGAGCGCTTCGAAGGGCAGATCGTCCATCCGCAATTCTGGCCCGAGGATCTCGATCACGCGGGCAAGAAAGTGGTCGTGATCGGTTCCGGCGCGACCGCGGTCACCGTCGTTCCCGCGATGGCGGCAAGGGCCGCGAAGGTGACCATGCTCCAGCGCACGCCGACTTGGATGTTCGCACGACCGGCGAAGGATTCGATCGCCAATTTCCTGCGCAGGATGCTGCCCGAGCAAACCGCTTACCGGATCACCCGGTGGAAGAACATGAAGCTGCAAAGCCTCGCCTTCAAGCGCGCTCGCACGAAGCCGCAGAAGATGGGCGAGGCGCTTCACAAGCGGATCGAGAAGGTGCTGGGCGAAAACTTCGATGCCGAAGCCTTCACGCCGCCTTACGATCCGTGGGACCAGCGCCTGTGCCTCGTGCCCGACAACGACCTGTTCGAGGCGATTAACGAAGGGCGGGCGGAGATCGTAACGGCCAGGATCGAGGCGTTCGAGAAGGACGGCGTACTTTTGTCGAACGGTCGCTTCCTTCCCGCCGACATCATCGTGACCGCGACCGGGCTGAAGCTGTGCGTGGCCGGCAAGATTGCGGTTTCGGTCGACGGCGAGCCGGTCGATTTCGCGCAGCGCTTCTATTACAAGGGGTGCATGTTCTCGAACCTGCCGAACCTCGCGGTGGTGTTCGGCTATCTCAATGCGAGCTGGACGCTGCGCGCGGATCTGAACTCCGACTATGTCTGCCGCGTTCTCAACCACATGGCCCGGACCGGCGCTGACATGGCGGTGCCGGTCCTGCCTCATGGCCACGGTCTGGAGGAGGACGATATCTTCGATTTCTCCAGCGGTTATATCCAGCGCTCGAAGCATCTCATGCCGAAGAACGCGACCCGATATCCGTGGAGGCTCAATCAGGAATACCTCGTCGACCGCAAGCGGATGGCGAGCGAGCCGATCACCGACGGCATCCTCGAATTCTCGCGCGCGCGGCAGGATCAGGGGGCGGCGCCGGAAATGGCAGCGGCCGAGTAGCCAAGCCGGGAATCGCGCGGTAATCGCATGGTCATGAGCGAGCGCATCTACACCGCCGGACTGGTCGTGATCGGCGACGAAATCCTGTCTGGCCGAACCCACGACAAGAACATCGCCCAGATCGCGAGCTGGCTGCAGGTGCAGGGTATCCGCCTGTCCGAAGTGCGTGTGGTGCCGGACGTCGTCGGCCGTATCGTAGAGGCGGTGAATGCCCTCCGCGAAGGCTACGATTACCTCTTCACCACTGGCGGGATCGGTCCGACGCATGACGACATCACTGTCGATGCCGTGGCCGAAGCGCTCGGTGTTCCGGTGGTGATCCATCTCGAAGCACGGGCGATGCTCGAACGCTACTATGCCAGCATCGGCAAGGAACTGACCGAAGCGCGGCTGCGAATGGCGCGCGTGCCCGAGGGCGCGGACCTGATCCCCAACCGAATGTCGGGCGCTCCGGGTATCAGGTTCGGCAACATTCACCTCATGGCCGGCGTCCCGCACATCACCGCGGGGATGCTCGACGCGCTGACCGGCACGCTGGAAGGCGGCGCGCCGCTCCTTTCCGAGACGATCGGTTGCTGGACACCCGAGAGCGAGGTGTCCGACATCCTGCGCCAGGTCGAAAAGGCGCATGAGAACTGTCAGATCGGCAGCTACCCCTTCTTTCGCGAGGGGCGGGTAGGCGCGAATTTCGTCGTCCGCTCCACCGACGCGGGGCAACTCGAGAGCTGCGTCGACAGCCTGTGCGACGGGCTCGGCACGGCCGGGTTCGATTTCACGCCGGGCGGAATCTGACGCCGGCGGTGGGATGGGTGCGCCTGCAAACCCGGCTTTAACCCGGTCCTTCTAGGTACAGCGGCATGACCGGCGTCTTCATCACGATCGACACCGAATATTCATACGGCCTAGCCGCGCGCAAGCGGCCGGTGAGCCATGCCGAGAACTTCGCGCGCTCGATTTCCTGCGAGACGCCCGACGGCGCGGTTGGCATCGGTTACCAGATGGACGTGTTCGACCGGTACGGGATCAAGGGGGTGTTCTTCGTCGATCCTATGCCCGCGTTCGTCTACGGGGTCGAGGCGATCGCCGATATCGTCGGGCCGATCGTGGCGCGTGGACACGATGTCCAGCTGCATCTGCACGCCGAATGGCTCGCGCTGGCGGGCAACGCCAACCCTCTGGGGAACAGGACCGGCCGCAATATCCGCGATTTCGCTTTCGAGGAACAGTGCCAGCTGATCGACCATGCACGCGGCGTGCTGATGGCCGCGGGAGCACCGCGTCCGGTCGCGTTCCGCGCAGGCAATTACGGTGCGAACGACGATACGCTGCGCGCGCTCGCCGAGCTGGGCTTCACTCACGAGACGAGCCATTGCCCCGGCATCGCGGCAAGTGAATGCGGCATCGCGCTGGGAGCCGAGGACAGGCATCCGATGGCGCGCCACGGGGTGGTCGAAGTGCCCATCGGATGCATCGACAATTTCGGCGAGGGCCTGCGCCACGCGCAGCTCACCGCGCTCTCGGCCCCCGAAATGAAGGCCGCGCTTCTTCATGCCCGGGACGAGGACTTCGCCAGCTTCACGCTCGTTTCGCACAGTTTCGAGCTGTTGTGCCGCAATCGACGCCGGATCAACCGCATCGTGCGCCATCGTTTCGAAAGCCTGTGCGAGACCGTCGCCACCATTCCGGACCTCTACAGCGCCACCTATGCCGCCAACCCGCCCGCCGCGCTCGAACGTGGGGAGCCGCGTCCGGTGTTGCCGCTCAACAGCGTGCGCAGCGGCTGGCGAGTGGCAGAACAGGCGGTTGCGAACGCGCTTTATGCCAAGGAGTGGCCCCGCCGCGCGCGCGAAACCGCGACCATGGGGATATTCATGGTTTGCTGAGGCCGGATAGGACCGGGCGCCAGAAACTGACGAGCCGCAACGAAAAGGGCCGGGGGATGACCCCGGCCCTTTTGTTGTCCAGTGTATGGCAGCGGCGGTCTTACGCGCCCTCCACCTCGGCAAGGTCGACCTTGAGGCCGGGACCCATCGACGAGGTGAGCGAGATCTTGCGGACATACTTGCCCTTGGCGCCGGCGGGCTTGGCCTTCACCACCGCCTCGGTCAGCGCCTTGAAGTTTTGCTTCAGCGCGGCGTCGTCGAAGCTCAGCTTGCCGATGCCGGAGTGAATGATGCCCTTCTTCTCGACGCGGAATTCGACCTGGCCGCCCTTGGCGTCCTTCACGGCCTGTTCCACGTTCGGCGTCACGGTGCCGAGCTTCGGGTTCGGCATCAGGCCCTTGGGACCCAGCACCTTGCCGAGGCGGCCGACCACACCCATCATGTCGGGCGTCGCAATCACGCGATCATAGTCGAGATTGCCGTTCTGCATGTCTTCCATCAGGTCTTCGGCACCGACCTTGTCGGCACCGGCGGCCTTGGCCTTCTCGGCATTGTCGCCCTTGGCGAACACGGCGACGCGAACGTCCTTGCCGGTGCCCGAGGGCAGCGACACCATGCCGCGGACCATCTGGTCGGCGTGACGCGGATCGACGCCGAGATTCATCGCCACTTCGACGGTCTCGTCGAACTTCGCCTTGTGCTCGCGCAGCGTGGCGAGCGCCTCATCCACCGAGTAAAGCTTCTCGCCGTCGAGTTCGGCGGCTTTCTGCTGCTTCTTGCTAACCTTGGCCATGATCAGCCCTCCACCACTTCGATGCCCATCGAGCGGGCGCTGCCGGCGATGATCTTGACCGCCTGGTCGAGATCGTTGGCGTTCAAGTCTTCCATCTTGGTCTGCGCGATCTCTTCCAGCTGGCTGGTCTTGATCGAGCCGATGATGTTCTTGCCCGGCTCCTTCGAGCCCGACTTGATCTTCATCGCCTTCTTGAGGAGGAAGCTCGCGGGCGGGCTCTTGGTGATGAAGGCGAAGGAACGGTCGGCATAGACGGTGATCTTCGTCGGGATCGGCATGCCCTTTTCGAGGCTGTCGGTCGCGGCGTTGAACGCCTTGCAGAATTCCATGATGTTGACGCCGCGCTGACCCAGCGCAGGGCCGATCGGCGGGGAGGGGTTGGCGGTGCCGGCAGGCACCTGAAGGTTGATGTAACCTTCGATCTTCTTGGCCACGATGGGCCTCCTTTCTCACTGTTCCCCGGCCATTCGGCGAAAAGCCGGTGCACCGGGGTCATGTTAAGCGGTCAGGCGTTCCGCTGATAGCGCAACTCCCGCAGGGATTTCCCGTTCTGATGGGGAAGCCGCGCTGATAGCGAATTGGTGCGGGAATGCAAGCGAAACCACGGCGAGGTCGTTCAGCTTGGCATGTCGAAAGCTGAAGCGTGGACCGGGTGTTACACGGTCCAGTCGAGCAAAACGAGGCTCAGGCGACGACTGCTTCGATCCGGCTGAGCAGACGGTAATGATCGAAGGGCTTGGGCAGGAAAGTGGCGCGCTCGGGCAGGGTGGTCGAGCACGGTCGTTCGTGTCCGGACGTGATGAAAAGCGCCGTCGGCGGGAAGCGGTTCCGGATAAAATGGGCGAGCTTGAGACCGTCCATCGATCCGGGCATCTGCACATCTGTCAGGACCACGCGGACGTCTTTGTGCCGTTCGAGGATAGCGATGGCGTGGTCGGCATTGTCGGCTTCCAGGACCTGCCATCCGGACCGTTCGAAAAAGTCGACGAGGTCGAATCTCACGAAGGCCTCGTCCTCGACGATGAGAATGGTCTTGGTTTCTTGAATCATGTTCTGACCCACGATCAGTTTCCGTAATCCGAAAGAGCCGCCGGCGCTGCCGAACGAAGGGTGAAGACCAAACCGTCGCGGCGGTAATCGGTTTCGGCCTGGCCGCGGAAATAGGCGCTGAGCGAACGCTCGATCAGCGCCGATCCGAAGCCCTTGCGTTCGGGTGTTTCGACGGGAGGTCCGCCGCTCTCGCGCCAGACCAGTTCGAAGCGGTCTTCCTCCCCATCGAACTCGACATGCCAGTGAAGCCTCACGGTCCCGCCATCGCGAGACAGCGCGCCGTATTTCGCGGCATTGGTCGCGAGTTCATGAAAAGCCAGCGACAGAGCGAGCGCTACCTGCGGCCTGACCGTGATCTTCGGTCCCTCGATGCGGATGCTCTCGCCCACCTCCCCATGCGGGGCGAGGGCGCGCCGCGCGAGTTCGTGCAAATCCGCCGAGCGCCACGAACCGCCCGTGAGCACGTCGGTCGCGGCTCCCAGCGCGACCAGCCGCGCCCCGAGTTTCTGCCCAGCCACCTGAGTATCGCTGGCGTTGCGCAAGGTCTGCTGGGCGACCGACTGGACCACGGCCAGCACGTTCTTGAGCCGGTGCGCGAGCTCTCCGTTGAGATAGTGAAGATCCTCGTCGACCCGTTTCATCTCGCGTATGTCGCGAGTGACGGTGCCGTAACCGATTGGCTCTCCGTCCGCGTCCGTGATCGGAAAGACCGAATAGAACACGGGGATCAGTTCCCCCGTCGCGAAATGGCGAAATTGGGTTTCGCCCGACCAATAGCCATCCTGGTCGACGGCCGGGAAGATTTCCTCGGCGATCCGCGAAGCTTCTTCGGGGGGAAAGAAATCGACGACGCTTTGCTGCAGGATATCGGCATCGCCCAAGCCCACGAGTTCGCGTCCCGCGTCATTGATGTAGAAGGCACGTCCGTCGAGGTCAGCCATGGCGACGAAGTCGCGGCTGTTTTCGGCGAGGCGCACGAACCGATCCCGCTCCGCCTCGCTCTGGCGCAATTCGGTGATGTCGCGCGACACCGTAAGGATGCGATCCGGTTGCCCGTCGACGCCGGTGATCGGGCTGACGACGACGTGCCACCACTTGCGAGTGCCCTTCAGGGTATCGGCCTGGCCGATAAAGCTGCGCGTTTCGCCTGCGCGCGCGGCGACGATCGCGGCCTTCGCCGCCTCGTTCCGTGCACCGTCCCAGAAATCCGGCCAGGGACAGCCCGCGATGTCGCCGAAATCGTCGACCTCCATGACCTTGAGGCCACCTTCGCTCATGGAGATTAGATTGCCGTCGAGGTCGAGGACTTTGATGCAATCCGTCGAGCTGGCGAAAACGCGCGACAGGAACGCCTCGCGTTCCGCGAGGGCGCGGTTCGCTTCCTCGAGCTCCTGCCGCGAACGCCGCAATTCCTGTTCGACCGAAGCCTGCTGGCTGATGTCGATGTTGTTGCCGATCCACCGTCGCAGGCGGCCCTCGCCATCGTGCACCGGGATGATGCGGGTCAGGAACGGGCGGAAGACGCCATCCGCGCCGCGGAGGGGGAACACCATCTCGAATGGCTGGCCGCTCGCGATGGATGCCGTCCACTTGTCGATGACTTCGGGGAGGACCGCGGGATCGTGGACCGACTGCCAGCCCCAGCCTTCCATTTCTTCGGCAGTCGTGCCGCAATATTCATGCCAGCGGCGATTGTACCAGGTGATGTAGCCGTCCGGATTGGCCATCCAGCACAATGTCGGCAAATTGTCGGCGAGCAGCTTGTAATCGTCGCCATCGACATGGTCCGGGTCGGCCGGCGGGCGAGATGCGGTGAGCGCCTCGCCCTGTCGCCAGTAGCGGTCGCCGAACAGCGGCCGCTTATCGGGAGCATGAGGGTACATCTCAGGCGGCACGCTCATCGCGAACAGGTTCCATCATCGACCCCGGGAAAGCCCCGCTCGTCCAGCACGCCCCTCACGCAGGACGAAAGCCGTTCATATCAGGGGCATTGCATCTCGAAAAGAGGACTGAGCCTCCGGAACCGCCAATCTCGCGTCCGGTCCCTACTTGACCAGTTCGACTTCCTCGAAGTCCAGCTCGACCGGCGTGGCGCGCCCGAAGATGCTGACCGACACCTTGACCTTCTGCTTGTCGAAATCGAGTTCCTCGACGAGGCCGTTGAAGCTCGCGAACGGACCGCCGAGCACCTTGACCTGATCGCCGATCTCGTAATCGACGCTGATGTCCTTCTTGGGGGCCGCCTTGGCCTCCTCGACACCGCCGAAATAGCGCGCGGCTTCCTTCTCGGAAATCGCCTGCGGCTTGTTGTTGGTGCCGAGGAATCCGGTCACCTTGGGGGTGTTCTTGACGAGGTGGTAGACATCGTCGGTCATGTTGAGCTTGGCCAGCACGTAGCCAGGCATGAACTTGCGTTCGGTCTGCACCTTCTTGCCGCGCTTGATCTCGGTCACGGTCTCGGTCGGGACCTCGACCTCCTCGACGCCTTCGGAAAGGCCCAGCCGCTCCGCCTCGGCAAGGATCGCGTCGCGCACCTTGTTCTCGAAGCCGGAGTAAGCGTGGATGATGTACCAGCGTGCCATGGTGTCGGTGTAGTCCCGTTGATTGAGCGTTGCGAACTTAGGCGAGAGTGAGGAGCCACTGGACGACCGCGCCGAAGAGCGAATCGACACCGAGGAAGAACACCGACAGGATCGTCATCATGATGAAGACGAAGATCGCGGTCCGAACCGTCTCTTCGCGCGTAGGCCAGACGACCTTGCGCGTTTCGGCCCGGACTTGGTTGATGAACTCGGCCGGCGATGTCTTGCGGGTCTTCTCGGCCATGATCGATGCTCACTCTTCTCGACTATACGGCGTGTATATGGCGTGGCGCCTTCCTCGGAACGGCTCTCAGGTAAGGTTTCGCGCCGCCCCGATTCAAGACCGGGAGGGCTCTTTTACCTGTGATGTCCGGAAAAGACGGGCAGGCGTTTAGGCCCTCGTCCGCGCAAAAGCAAGTCGTCCACCGTAGCACCGGTGTTCCGCCGTCCGGATTTGGGAACGGGTCTGGAAATCCCGCCGCCCCGCCTCTAGCGTGCCCGGCGAGAACACGATCAGGGACGCTGAGGGACATATCGAATGAGCGCACAAGTGCCGCAAAGCATGGGCGAAAGACTGGTGCAGCCGGTCACCAATTTCTCGGATTTCATCTGGGGCGGGACGTGGAACGGGGAAGTGGTGATCCCCTTTCCGCCGCTGGCAATCATCCTGCTGGGCGTGGGCGCATGGTTCATGATCGGGCTGCGTTTCTATCCGATCACCCGGTTCAGTGCCGCGATCAAGACGCTGTTCGCCGGCCGCAAGGGTTCGGGCGGGGGCGAGATTTCTCCCTTCGCGGCACTGTCGACCGCGCTTTCCGGGCAGGTCGGGACCGGCAATCTGGCAGGTGTCGCGACCGCCATCGCGCTCGGCGGGCCGGGAGCGATCTTCTGGATGTGGATCACCGCGCTGTTCGGCATGGCGCTGGCCTTCGCCGAAGGCTCGCTCGCGATCCGCTTCCGCGAGACCACCAGCGACGGCGTGAAGCGCGGCGGGCCGATGACCTACATCATGATGGGGCTGGGGCCGAAATACACCTGGCTGGCGATCCTCTTCTGCCTCGGCACGCTGTTCAGCGCGCTGGTGACCGGCAATTCCATCCAGTCGAACGAGGTCGCCAGCGGTCTCAACGAACTGTTCGGATGGGAACGCTGGTTCGGCGGGCTCGTGGTCGCCATCGCGGTGTTCGTGGTCATCATTGGCGGTATCAAGTCGATCGGCAACGTGGCCGAGAAGATCGTGCCGTTCATGGCCGCGACCTACATCGTGATGGCGGTGATCGCGCTGATCCTGAATTTCGGCGATTTGGGCGAGACCTTCGGGCGGATTTTCGCCGGTGCGTTCAATTTCCAGAGCGCGAGCGGCGGGTTCGCGGGCGCGGCGCTGATCCTGGCGATCCGGGCGGGCGTCGCGCGCGGCCTCTTTTCCAACGAGGCGGGGCAGGGCTCGACACCGATCGCCCATGCCGTGGCGCAGACCGACGATCCGGAACAGCAGGGCCGCATGGCGATGCTCGGGACCTTCATCGACACGATCGTGATCTGCACCATGACCGCGCTGGTGATCCTGACGGTGGAAGGCGACTTCACCTATCAGGGCCAGGCGGTGATGCATGTCTGGCAATCCGATCTCGGCACCACGGCTCAGAGCGGTTTCGTGACGACTTCGGGTGCCTTTGCCGCGGCTTTCCCGCTGCCCATTGCAGGTGTTCCGCTGGGAACACTGGTGGCTAGCATCGCGCTGATACTGTTCGTCTTCACCACGCTGCTCACTTGGTCCTATTACGGCGAGCGGGCCATCACATTCATCTACGACCGCGTGCCGGGATCGACGCGCGGGGGCGAGCGTCTGCTGCACATCATCTGGCGTGTGGTGTGGTGCATTGCCATCTTCGTCGGCGCGACTCAGCCATCGCAGCTCGTGTGGCGACTGGGCGACATCTCGAACGCGACAATGCTTCTGCCGAACGTGTTGGGTCTGGCCCTGCTGTCGGGTGTGGTTTTCGCGCTGGCCCGGGGCGATCGGACCGCGGGCCGCACCTATACGGAAGCGACGGCGGAAGAGCCTGAGGAGTACTGATCCGGTCAGGCGCGGCGTAGCGCATGAAAAGGGGCCGGGGGCGCAATGCTCCCGGCCCCTTTTCTTTCCAGCCTGTTTCGCTCAGCGGGCGCCGAACAGCCTTTGGAGAAAGGTCGGCTGGTACATGGGCTGAATCTTCCCGTGCGTCATGCGGCGCAGGCTCGCATCTTCGAACCCTTTGGGCTCGCTCCAGCGGTCGGACGGACTGCTGCGGTATATCGGACTGGGCATGTCTTGGCTCCCACGGACTATATCCTTGTGGAAGGGGAAATCCGCGAATGCCTAGCCGGGTTCCCGGCAATCGGTTGGAACGGAGCGGGAACTGTTGCCGAAAGGCAACGGCGCGCGCGTCCAGATCAGGGCGAGGAGAAGGAAGGCTGCAAGCGGCATGAGATTCGCTCCGATACCGAACGCCGCCGCCCGCGTCGCATAGGGCGCGAACCAGAGGGCGACGAGCAAGAGCTTCTCGTAAGGGCGAAAGCCGCGCGCGAGCCCTTGTTCGACCAGCCACAATGTCGGGAAGATCAAAAAGGGCAGGTCGTAATTGAAGAGATAGGGCGGGGCGAGCGCGGTTGCGGCGAGAACCGCCGCGCCGCTCGCGCGCGCATCGCCGCCAAAGCGCCTGAATAACTGAAGGGCCATGCCAATCATTCCGAGCGCGATCACCGCTCCCCCGCCGATCGCGACCGGCTCGCCGAAATGAACCCGCAATTGCGAATAGTACGTGCTCATGCGGAGGAAAAAGTCCGGCCCGCCCTGCGCGATGAGAACCGCGCTCGCGCCCCAGCTTGTGGTGTAAGCCTGCATCGTCGCGGTGCCGAAAGCCAAGAGGCTCGCGAGAAGGAGAGCGACGAGTGCTGCGCCAGCAGCCAGGATGGTCCGCCAGCAGCGTCCGCCGAGGAGCCAGAAGGGCAGCAGCAATGCCAAATGCGGTTTGATCACCAATGCTCCGATTGCCGCTCCGGAGAGAAGCGGGCAGGACCTGGCGAGAAGCGAGATTGCCGCGATCAGCAGGGCGCCCGTCAGCAACCCGTTCTGTCCGTGCGTCGCGGCAATCAGCGCGCCCGGATAGGTCAGCACGAGAGGCCAGAGACGGGGAAAGGCCCTCACCCCTGCCCATGCCCAGAGGGCATAGGTCAGTGCCACCCAGGCGATCCAACCGGAAGGGTAGGGCAACCAGCCGAACGGCGCGACCGCAAGGAGGAACGGTGGCGGATTCACGAAGGCGAACCAGCCATGCGATCCGGTGCCGGTCTGGATCCGCTCCTGAACGGCCAGATCGTAGGCAGCGGCGGGATCGCCTGCCATCACGGACTTGGCGGCGCCCCAGAAGGCGAGGAAATCGCTTCCCGTAGCCCCGGTCGCATCGCGCCACGCGAACCACAGGATGCCGAGCGAGGCCACGCCGACCATCGCCGCATAGGCGCGCACTCGGCGCGCATCTAGCCAGTCCGCGTCTCTCAGTGCCCCGCCAAGCGCCATTGTGCGGGTTTAGGCACGAGCAACAGCGTGATCCAGCGAAACCCTAGGGGCGCCCGATCGAGTGATATTCGAAGCCGCGGTCGCGCATGTCGTCGGGGCGATAGATGTTCCTGAGGTCGACCATGATCGGTGCCTCGGCGAGCGACTTGACCCGGTCAAGATCGAGTGCGCGAAAGGCATCCCACTCGGTCACGATCGCCACCGCGTCGGCACTCTCGATCGCCTGGTAGGGATCGCTGCACATGATGACGTCCGGCATCAGCGGTGCGGCAAGCTCCATGCCCTCGGGATCGTAAGCCGCGACCTCGACGCCCGCGTCGGTCAGCGTCTGCGCCACCGCGATGGAGGGAGAATCGCGCATGTCGTCGGTGTTGGGCTTGAAGGTCAGACCGAGCAAGGCGACTTTCTTGCCACGCGCCTCGTCGTGCCCGCCGATCGCGTCGAGTACCTTGCGGCCCATCGCGCGCTTGCGGCTCTCGTTGACCTTGACCACCGCCTCCACGATTCGCGTCGGACTGTCGTAATCCTCGGCGGTCTTGAGCAGGGCCAGCGTATCCTTGGGAAAGCACGATCCGCCATATCCGGGGCCGGCATGCAGGAACTTGCGCCCGATGCGGTTGTCCATCCCGATGCCCCGGCTGACATCCTGCACGTCGGCCCCGACCTTTTCGCAGAGATCGGCCATCTCGTTGATGAAAGTGATCTTAGTCGCGAGGAAAGCGTTGGCGGCGTATTTGATCAGCTCGCTGGTGCGGCGATTGGTGAACAGGATCGGCGATTCGTTGAGGAAAAGCGGACGATAGACCTCGCTCATCACCTCGCGCCCGAAATCTTCCTCCGCCCCGATCACGATGCGGTCGGGCCGCTTGAAATCCCCGATCGCCGCCCCCTCGCGCAGGAACTCCGGATTGGAGACGACCGCCACCTTGTGGGAGCAGCCGCTGGCAGCGATGATCCGTTCGACCTCGTCGCCCGTCCCGACGGGGACAGTGGATTTGGTCACCACCACGCAATCGTTGGTGAGGGCTGCGCCGATTTCCTCGGCGACGGCATAGACGAAGCTCAGGTCGGCATGGCCGTCACCGCGGCGACTGGGGGTGCCGACCGCGATGAAGATCGCATGGGCGCCCGCGATCGCATCGGCGAGGTCGGTGGAAAAGGTCAGGCGACCGGTGGCGACATTGCTCTCGACCAGCTTGTCGAGCCCCGGCTCGTAGATCGGCATGATCCCGTCGCGCAGGCGATCGATCTTGCCCCGGTCCTTGTCGATGCAGACGACGTCGTGTCCGAAATCGGCGAAACACGCTCCCGATACCAGGCCGACATAGCCCGACCCCACCATCGCGATCTTCATTACTGCCCCCCGGTGTGCTCGATCCGAATTGCCCCGTCCTGATCGACGGCCTGGATATAGGCCCTCTCGTGCCCTTCGAGCATCAGCGCCGTCAAGCGGCCGGAGCGAAAGGCCCCGGTGTCGATGCCGATGCGATGTCCGCGATCCTCGACCTCGTCGAAGATGGTGTGCCCGTGCACCACGACATGATCGAAAGGCTGCGCATGGCGCAGGAACCGTTCGCGGATCCACAGAAGATCGCTGCGACGCTGCTCCTCGACCGGGCGCGACGGATCGATGCCGGCATGGACGAAGAGGTAATCCCCGGCAACGATCATTTCCTCGAAACCGCGGAGGAATTCGCGATCCTCCATGGGCACGATGCGATGGATCGCGTCCTGCAGTTCCTTCAGTGTCAGCGCGTTGTAGGTGCCAAGGTCAATATCGTAGCTCAGCACCGTCTCGCGCCCGCCATGCTTGAGGAAATGGCGCAGCATTTCGGTGTCGTCGAAACTCTGGAGGAACATTTCCTCGTGATTTCCGGCGAGGTAGCGGACCTCGCGGCGTGTGCCCCATTCGCGGGCCGCGCGAATGACGCCGGCACTGTCCGCCCCCCGATCGATCAGATCGCCAAGCAGCACGACGGTCGTCTTTGCAGCATCGCCCCGCCGAACATCATCGGCTTCCACCCCCTCGATCAAAGTCTCGAACAGATCGCGGCGACCATGGATATCGCCGATAACGTAGTAGCGCTCCCCTTCCGGAACGGACGGGAAATGGGCAGCCGCGGCCTGAGGCCGGAAAATCTGTTTGAGCGATGCAAGCATGAGATTGGTGACGCGCGTCTGGAGCGAGTGGTTCCACCCTTAGGAGAGCGCCATCTAGCGGGCAACACGTGAAACCGCGATGAACGATGTTCGCAGTTGCAAAAATGACACCTTTGGATGCTGCATGTGCGAGCAGAGAAGAAACATACTTGCGCACAAACTCGCAGTAAGGAAATATAATGGCGTTCTGATGTGAGAAGTCCGCACATATGTGGAACCGCCTCAGCGCGCAGGTGGGACGAAGCAATAACCAAACGAGGAAGTTTGATATGCTCACGTCCATCCGCGGCTTGTCCGCAA
The genomic region above belongs to Qipengyuania spongiae and contains:
- a CDS encoding PAS domain-containing protein, giving the protein MSVPPEMYPHAPDKRPLFGDRYWRQGEALTASRPPADPDHVDGDDYKLLADNLPTLCWMANPDGYITWYNRRWHEYCGTTAEEMEGWGWQSVHDPAVLPEVIDKWTASIASGQPFEMVFPLRGADGVFRPFLTRIIPVHDGEGRLRRWIGNNIDISQQASVEQELRRSRQELEEANRALAEREAFLSRVFASSTDCIKVLDLDGNLISMSEGGLKVMEVDDFGDIAGCPWPDFWDGARNEAAKAAIVAARAGETRSFIGQADTLKGTRKWWHVVVSPITGVDGQPDRILTVSRDITELRQSEAERDRFVRLAENSRDFVAMADLDGRAFYINDAGRELVGLGDADILQQSVVDFFPPEEASRIAEEIFPAVDQDGYWSGETQFRHFATGELIPVFYSVFPITDADGEPIGYGTVTRDIREMKRVDEDLHYLNGELAHRLKNVLAVVQSVAQQTLRNASDTQVAGQKLGARLVALGAATDVLTGGSWRSADLHELARRALAPHGEVGESIRIEGPKITVRPQVALALSLAFHELATNAAKYGALSRDGGTVRLHWHVEFDGEEDRFELVWRESGGPPVETPERKGFGSALIERSLSAYFRGQAETDYRRDGLVFTLRSAAPAALSDYGN
- the nusG gene encoding transcription termination/antitermination protein NusG; the protein is MARWYIIHAYSGFENKVRDAILAEAERLGLSEGVEEVEVPTETVTEIKRGKKVQTERKFMPGYVLAKLNMTDDVYHLVKNTPKVTGFLGTNNKPQAISEKEAARYFGGVEEAKAAPKKDISVDYEIGDQVKVLGGPFASFNGLVEELDFDKQKVKVSVSIFGRATPVELDFEEVELVK
- the secE gene encoding preprotein translocase subunit SecE; translation: MAEKTRKTSPAEFINQVRAETRKVVWPTREETVRTAIFVFIMMTILSVFFLGVDSLFGAVVQWLLTLA
- a CDS encoding alanine/glycine:cation symporter family protein yields the protein MSAQVPQSMGERLVQPVTNFSDFIWGGTWNGEVVIPFPPLAIILLGVGAWFMIGLRFYPITRFSAAIKTLFAGRKGSGGGEISPFAALSTALSGQVGTGNLAGVATAIALGGPGAIFWMWITALFGMALAFAEGSLAIRFRETTSDGVKRGGPMTYIMMGLGPKYTWLAILFCLGTLFSALVTGNSIQSNEVASGLNELFGWERWFGGLVVAIAVFVVIIGGIKSIGNVAEKIVPFMAATYIVMAVIALILNFGDLGETFGRIFAGAFNFQSASGGFAGAALILAIRAGVARGLFSNEAGQGSTPIAHAVAQTDDPEQQGRMAMLGTFIDTIVICTMTALVILTVEGDFTYQGQAVMHVWQSDLGTTAQSGFVTTSGAFAAAFPLPIAGVPLGTLVASIALILFVFTTLLTWSYYGERAITFIYDRVPGSTRGGERLLHIIWRVVWCIAIFVGATQPSQLVWRLGDISNATMLLPNVLGLALLSGVVFALARGDRTAGRTYTEATAEEPEEY
- a CDS encoding glycosyltransferase family 87 protein; the encoded protein is MALGGALRDADWLDARRVRAYAAMVGVASLGILWFAWRDATGATGSDFLAFWGAAKSVMAGDPAAAYDLAVQERIQTGTGSHGWFAFVNPPPFLLAVAPFGWLPYPSGWIAWVALTYALWAWAGVRAFPRLWPLVLTYPGALIAATHGQNGLLTGALLIAAISLLARSCPLLSGAAIGALVIKPHLALLLPFWLLGGRCWRTILAAGAALVALLLASLLAFGTATMQAYTTSWGASAVLIAQGGPDFFLRMSTYYSQLRVHFGEPVAIGGGAVIALGMIGMALQLFRRFGGDARASGAAVLAATALAPPYLFNYDLPFLIFPTLWLVEQGLARGFRPYEKLLLVALWFAPYATRAAAFGIGANLMPLAAFLLLALIWTRAPLPFGNSSRSVPTDCREPG